One genomic window of Arachis hypogaea cultivar Tifrunner chromosome 8, arahy.Tifrunner.gnm2.J5K5, whole genome shotgun sequence includes the following:
- the LOC140174765 gene encoding uncharacterized protein yields MATEASSGDGGNDWWPLPVPIVSLTPWSKQTHKPNRGRAYSHLTVTHATSFPIVFSIRRQAHRLLHLVHGTVKRIVFSIVFLVAAATQQPTSSPSSASPSASSSAFPFQQQASSSVSRSLSSSQLPPGSSVVFSDHSVRTQEKMHDLKQELEDQEKFELELLVLTISNKVIGVDVVYNNLRSQLLS; encoded by the exons ATGGCGACAGAAGCTTCGAGTGGTGATGGTGGCAACGACTGGTGGCCGCTGCCGGTGCCGATAGTG TCTCTCACCCCATGGAGTAAACAAACCCATAAACCTAACAGAGGAAGAGCTTACTCCCACCTCACCGTTACTCATGCAACCAGCTTCCCCATCGTCTTCTCCATCAGGCGTCAGGCGCATCGTCTTCTCCACCTTGTCCATGGGACCGTCAAGCGCATTGTCTTCTCCATCGTCTTCCTGGTAGCAGCAGCGACGCAGCAACCAACTTCCTCTCCGTCGTCGGCGTCTCCGTCAGCATCGTCGTCCGCGTTCCCTTTCCAGCAGCAAGCTTCGTCTTCCGTCAGCCGTTCCCTCTCCAGTAGTCAGCTTCCTCCAGGCTCTAGCGTTGTCTTCTCCGATCACTCAGTCAG GACTCAAGAGAAGATGCATGATTTAAAGCAAGAACTCGAGGATCAAGAAAAATTTGAATTAG AGCTTTTAGTtttaacaatatctaataaagtcATTGGAGTTGATGTTGTTTACAACAATTTGAG GTCACAACTCCTCTCTTGA